From Hirundo rustica isolate bHirRus1 chromosome 1, bHirRus1.pri.v3, whole genome shotgun sequence, a single genomic window includes:
- the LOC120755135 gene encoding von Willebrand factor D and EGF domain-containing protein-like, translated as MPGLPGGAMARRGGGAGPRLLLLWLWLWLCALCPGPAAACSPRCRHGGLCLADGSCLCSKGYEGERCQHATCYPKCKNGGECLRPGKCRCPPGYGGRYCHKVSCEGGCQNGGECVSVNGVVKCLCASGWTGSRCQEAICPQGCRNNGACVAPGICSCPAGWVGRACHLAVCKLPCQHGGKCIAPNVCRCRLPYSGPQCTKKRKE; from the exons ATGCCGGGGCTGCCCGGCGGGGCCAtggcgcggcgcggcggcggcgcggggccgcggctgctgctgctctggctgtggctgtggctgtgcgcgctgtgccccggcccggccgccgcctGCAGCCCGCGCTGCCGGCACGGCGGGCTCTGCCTCGCCGAcggctcctgcctctgctccaagGGCTACGAGGGCGAGCGCTGCCAGCACG CTACATGCTatccaaaatgcaaaaatggGGGAGAGTGCCTCCGACCTGGAAAATGCAGATGTCCACCTGGGTATGGCGGTAGATACTGTCATAAAG TAAGCTGTGAAGGAGGCTGTCAGAATGGGGGAGAATGCGTCTCTGTCAACGGAGTTGTGAAGTGCCTTTGTGCTTCTGGCTGGACAGGATCAAGATGCCAGGAAG CAATTTGTCCTCAAGGTTGTCGGAATAATGGAGCTTGTGTGGCTCCTGGGATTTGTAGCTGTCCAGCTGGATGGGTCGGTAGAGCATGTCACTTAG CTGTATGTAAACTGCCCTGCCAGCATGGAGGGAAATGCATCGCTCCAAATGTGTGTAGATGTCGACTGCCATACTCTGGACCACAGTgtacaaagaaaaggaaggagtgA